A DNA window from Brassica napus cultivar Da-Ae chromosome C1, Da-Ae, whole genome shotgun sequence contains the following coding sequences:
- the LOC106440150 gene encoding lysine-specific demethylase JMJ25 isoform X1, with amino-acid sequence MSENDAIPDEFRCNRSDGKQWRCKRRALEGKKLCETHTSQLTQKRDREKAAASTKLARSRNGDEAAASSEMEPNEGGIRDCELGKPKKRKRVMEEEDEAVRKLQLDLIRMALKREAEKNKKKKKSPKKEKKKKKKKSKGFGGFVGEELTKVLPNGIMAISPPSPTTSDVSSPCCDVKVGQEVISVSKRRFRSKNIDRLPFGKMQMVPFKGKVVNAKKRCHWCGTRGSEDLISCLSCEREFFCLDCIEKRNKGSKEEVEKKCPVCCGSCRCKSCLATMSGVTECKNSRNVRSDIDRVLHLHYAVCMLLPVLKEINSEDKVEVENDTETTDEQQIHSSEVTSDDQQLCCDSAIVDSQKNCTCSSSVLRMSSDQDGSQGSLSRKVGLVKYSNGIESCKPPLSDTWDQSLKEALTECQLKDVKGGRNNLSLRSLYSLELTRKLEISAEEIVSCYELPEILDRYLRCPFCPGREKQSGNSNDNHLKEASRRCEDVTGNFLYYPTAMDFQQNNLEHFQTHWSKGHPVIVRSVLKGGSSLNWDPVAMFCNYLRNSNRKTGNTTDCMDWFEVEMGVKQVFLGSLRGKAETNTCQERMKLDGWLSSSLFKEQFPNHHAEILRILPLPHYMDPRCGLLNVAADLPDSIQTPKLGPCLRISYRSGEDAKPDYVKKLGFETCDTVDILLHVTETLVCTKQICRIRKLMRNIGRVRSKNPEKGKQSKFGRGKKQDRNDASYAQRDCSDDYSSSDSESSQLCLGSEFQAEERESSNDSCVEESLSNSCGAQWDVFQTQDVSKLLEYMNNHYLELAPMDSTKTKASHPLLEQSYYLDEYHKERLKKEFDVEPWSFDQCVGEAVIVPAGCPYQNRKNKSCVNAVLNFLSPEHVAESIKRVDELNQLPQSVKTKANKIEVKKMAIHKVSEAIKEIRERTSSDSKAAYRL; translated from the exons ATGTCGGAGAACGACGCGATCCCCGACGAGTTTCGCTGCAACCGCTCCGACGGGAAGCAATGGCGGTGCAAGAGACGCGCTTTGGAAGGGAAGAAGCTCTGCGAGACTCATACCTCGCAGCTTACTCAGAAGCGGGACAGGGAGAAAGCTGCTGCGTCGACGAAGCTCGCTAGATCAAGAAACGGAGACGAAGCGGCGGCGTCTTCAGAGATGGAGCCGAACGAAGGTGGGATTAGGGATTGTGAATTGGGGAAACCGAAGAAGAGGAAGCGAGTgatggaggaagaagatgaagcggTGAGGAAATTGCAGTTGGATTTGATTAGGATGGCGTTGAAGAGAGAAGCtgagaagaataagaagaagaagaagtcaccgaagaaggagaagaagaagaagaagaagaagagtaaagGGTTTGGTGGTTTCGTTGGGGAAGAGTTAACGAAGGTTCTTCCTAACGGCATTATGGCGATTTCTCCACCTTCTCCGACTACAAGCGATGTGTCGTCTCCTTGTTGTGATGTTAAAGTAGGACAAGAAGTGATCTCAGTGAGTAAAAGAAGATTCAGGTCTAAGAACATTGACCGTTTACCTTTTGGGAAAATGCAG ATGGTTCCTTTCAAGGGAAAAGTGGTTAATGCGAAGAAGAGGTGCCATTGGTGTGGTACCAGAGGATCTGAGGATTTGATTAGCTGTCTGAGTTGTGAAAGAGAGTTCTTTTGCCTTGATTGTATCGAGAAAAG GAACAAGGGATCAAAAGAAGAAGTTGAGAAAAAATGCCCTGTATGCTGTGGATCATGTAGGTGCAAGTCTTGCTTAGCCACTATGTCTGGAGTCACTGAATGTAAG AATTCTCGGAATGTGAGGAGTGATATTGACAGGGTCTTGCATCTACATTATGCTGTGTGCATGCTTCTCCCAGTACTAAAAGAAATCAACTCAGAAGACAAAGTAGAGGTCGAAAATGACACAGAAACGACAG ATGAACAGCAAATCCATAGCTCTGAAGTAACCTCTGATGATCAACAACTCTG TTGTGACTCTGCCATTGTTGATTCTCAAAAAAATTGCACCTGCAGCTCCTCTGTTCTCAGGATGAGTTCTGATCAAGACGGGAGTCAAGGGAGCTTATCTAGAAAGGTTGGGTTAGTTAAATACTCGAATGGTATAGAATCTTGTAAGCCACCCTTATCTGATACTTGGGACCAATCTCTAAAAGAAGCTCTAACGGAATGCCAGCTGAAAGATGTCAAAGGGGGCAGGAATAACCTTTCCTTGAGAAGTCTATACTCTCTGGAGCTGACAAGAAAGTTAGAGATCAGTGCAGAAGAAATAGTCAGTTGCTATGAGTTGCCTGAAATCTTAGATAGATACTTAAGATGTCCGTTTTGTCCTGGAAGAGAAAAGCAATCTGGTAATAGTAATGACAACCATCTGAAAGAAGCATCCAGGAGATGTGAAGACGTAACTGGTAACTTCTTATACTATCCCACAGCGATGGATTTTCAACAAAACAATCTCGAACATTTTCAGACGCACTGGAGCAAAGGGCATCCTGTTATAGTTCGTAGTGTGTTAAAGGGAGGCTCAAGCCTTAACTGGGATCCAGTAGCCATGTTCTGTAACTATCTTAGGAACAGCAATAGAAAAACCGGTAATACAACTGATTGCATGGATTGGTTTGAG GTAGAAATGGGGGTAAAGCAAGTTTTTTTGGGCTCTTTGAGAGGGAAGGCTGAGACTAATACTTGTCAAGAGAGGATGAAGCTGGATGGATGGCTTTCATCTTCTCTGTTTAAAGAACAGTTCCCAAATCATCATGCTGAAATACTGAGAATATTACCACTTCCTCATTACATGGATCCAAGGTGTGGTCTACTAAATGTGGCTGCCGATCTACCTGACAGTATCCAGACACCCAAGCTAGGTCCATGCCTCCGTATTTCCTACAGGAGTGGTGAAGATGCAAAGCCTGATTAtgtgaagaagcttggtttTGAAACTTGTGACACG GTTGATATCTTGTTGCATGTCACAGAAACACTAGTGTGCACAAAACAAATCTGCAGAATAAGAAAGCTAATGAGAAATATCGGAAGAGTAAGATCTAAAAACCCAGAAAAGGGAAAGCAGAGCAAATTTGGTAGGGGAAAGAAACAAGACAGGAATGACGCTTCATATGCTCAGAGGGATTGCTCGGACGACTATTCTAGTTCTGACTCAGAATCTTCTCAACTCTGTTTAGGCAGTGAGTTTCAGGCAGAGGAAAGAGAAAGTTCCAATGACTCCTGTGTAGAAGAAAGCCTAAGCAACTCCTGTGGTGCCCAATGGGATGTATTCCAGACGCAAGATGTTTCTAAACTTCTTGAGTATATGAACAACCACTATCTCGAGCTAGCACCCATGGATTCAACCAAAACAAAA GCGAGTCATCCATTGCTTGAGCAGAGTTACTATCTTGATGAGTATCACAAAGAAAGGCTTAAGAAAGAGTTTG ACGTTGAACCATGGAGTTTTGATCAATGTGTTGGGGAAGCAGTCATCGTCCCTGCTGGATGTCCATACCAAAATAGAAAGAATAAG TCTTGCGTAAATGCAGTCCTGAATTTCCTTTCACCTGAGCACGTTGCTGAATCTATCAAACGAGTGGACGAGCTTAATCAACTTCCTCAGAGCGTCAAAACGAAAGCAAACAAGATTGAG GTGAAGAAAATGGCGATCCATAAAGTCAGCGAAGCTATAAAGGAAATCCGGGAGCGCACATCTTCAGATTCAAAGGCTGCATATAGATTATAA
- the LOC106440150 gene encoding lysine-specific demethylase JMJ25 isoform X3: MSENDAIPDEFRCNRSDGKQWRCKRRALEGKKLCETHTSQLTQKRDREKAAASTKLARSRNGDEAAASSEMEPNEGGIRDCELGKPKKRKRVMEEEDEAVRKLQLDLIRMALKREAEKNKKKKKSPKKEKKKKKKKSKGFGGFVGEELTKVLPNGIMAISPPSPTTSDVSSPCCDVKVGQEVISVSKRRFRSKNIDRLPFGKMQMVPFKGKVVNAKKRCHWCGTRGSEDLISCLSCEREFFCLDCIEKRNKGSKEEVEKKCPVCCGSCRCKSCLATMSGVTECKNSRNVRSDIDRVLHLHYAVCMLLPVLKEINSEDKVEVENDTETTDEQQIHSSEVTSDDQQLCCDSAIVDSQKNCTCSSSVLRMSSDQDGSQGSLSRKLKDVKGGRNNLSLRSLYSLELTRKLEISAEEIVSCYELPEILDRYLRCPFCPGREKQSGNSNDNHLKEASRRCEDVTGNFLYYPTAMDFQQNNLEHFQTHWSKGHPVIVRSVLKGGSSLNWDPVAMFCNYLRNSNRKTGNTTDCMDWFEVEMGVKQVFLGSLRGKAETNTCQERMKLDGWLSSSLFKEQFPNHHAEILRILPLPHYMDPRCGLLNVAADLPDSIQTPKLGPCLRISYRSGEDAKPDYVKKLGFETCDTVDILLHVTETLVCTKQICRIRKLMRNIGRVRSKNPEKGKQSKFGRGKKQDRNDASYAQRDCSDDYSSSDSESSQLCLGSEFQAEERESSNDSCVEESLSNSCGAQWDVFQTQDVSKLLEYMNNHYLELAPMDSTKTKASHPLLEQSYYLDEYHKERLKKEFDVEPWSFDQCVGEAVIVPAGCPYQNRKNKSCVNAVLNFLSPEHVAESIKRVDELNQLPQSVKTKANKIEVKKMAIHKVSEAIKEIRERTSSDSKAAYRL, encoded by the exons ATGTCGGAGAACGACGCGATCCCCGACGAGTTTCGCTGCAACCGCTCCGACGGGAAGCAATGGCGGTGCAAGAGACGCGCTTTGGAAGGGAAGAAGCTCTGCGAGACTCATACCTCGCAGCTTACTCAGAAGCGGGACAGGGAGAAAGCTGCTGCGTCGACGAAGCTCGCTAGATCAAGAAACGGAGACGAAGCGGCGGCGTCTTCAGAGATGGAGCCGAACGAAGGTGGGATTAGGGATTGTGAATTGGGGAAACCGAAGAAGAGGAAGCGAGTgatggaggaagaagatgaagcggTGAGGAAATTGCAGTTGGATTTGATTAGGATGGCGTTGAAGAGAGAAGCtgagaagaataagaagaagaagaagtcaccgaagaaggagaagaagaagaagaagaagaagagtaaagGGTTTGGTGGTTTCGTTGGGGAAGAGTTAACGAAGGTTCTTCCTAACGGCATTATGGCGATTTCTCCACCTTCTCCGACTACAAGCGATGTGTCGTCTCCTTGTTGTGATGTTAAAGTAGGACAAGAAGTGATCTCAGTGAGTAAAAGAAGATTCAGGTCTAAGAACATTGACCGTTTACCTTTTGGGAAAATGCAG ATGGTTCCTTTCAAGGGAAAAGTGGTTAATGCGAAGAAGAGGTGCCATTGGTGTGGTACCAGAGGATCTGAGGATTTGATTAGCTGTCTGAGTTGTGAAAGAGAGTTCTTTTGCCTTGATTGTATCGAGAAAAG GAACAAGGGATCAAAAGAAGAAGTTGAGAAAAAATGCCCTGTATGCTGTGGATCATGTAGGTGCAAGTCTTGCTTAGCCACTATGTCTGGAGTCACTGAATGTAAG AATTCTCGGAATGTGAGGAGTGATATTGACAGGGTCTTGCATCTACATTATGCTGTGTGCATGCTTCTCCCAGTACTAAAAGAAATCAACTCAGAAGACAAAGTAGAGGTCGAAAATGACACAGAAACGACAG ATGAACAGCAAATCCATAGCTCTGAAGTAACCTCTGATGATCAACAACTCTG TTGTGACTCTGCCATTGTTGATTCTCAAAAAAATTGCACCTGCAGCTCCTCTGTTCTCAGGATGAGTTCTGATCAAGACGGGAGTCAAGGGAGCTTATCTAGAAAG CTGAAAGATGTCAAAGGGGGCAGGAATAACCTTTCCTTGAGAAGTCTATACTCTCTGGAGCTGACAAGAAAGTTAGAGATCAGTGCAGAAGAAATAGTCAGTTGCTATGAGTTGCCTGAAATCTTAGATAGATACTTAAGATGTCCGTTTTGTCCTGGAAGAGAAAAGCAATCTGGTAATAGTAATGACAACCATCTGAAAGAAGCATCCAGGAGATGTGAAGACGTAACTGGTAACTTCTTATACTATCCCACAGCGATGGATTTTCAACAAAACAATCTCGAACATTTTCAGACGCACTGGAGCAAAGGGCATCCTGTTATAGTTCGTAGTGTGTTAAAGGGAGGCTCAAGCCTTAACTGGGATCCAGTAGCCATGTTCTGTAACTATCTTAGGAACAGCAATAGAAAAACCGGTAATACAACTGATTGCATGGATTGGTTTGAG GTAGAAATGGGGGTAAAGCAAGTTTTTTTGGGCTCTTTGAGAGGGAAGGCTGAGACTAATACTTGTCAAGAGAGGATGAAGCTGGATGGATGGCTTTCATCTTCTCTGTTTAAAGAACAGTTCCCAAATCATCATGCTGAAATACTGAGAATATTACCACTTCCTCATTACATGGATCCAAGGTGTGGTCTACTAAATGTGGCTGCCGATCTACCTGACAGTATCCAGACACCCAAGCTAGGTCCATGCCTCCGTATTTCCTACAGGAGTGGTGAAGATGCAAAGCCTGATTAtgtgaagaagcttggtttTGAAACTTGTGACACG GTTGATATCTTGTTGCATGTCACAGAAACACTAGTGTGCACAAAACAAATCTGCAGAATAAGAAAGCTAATGAGAAATATCGGAAGAGTAAGATCTAAAAACCCAGAAAAGGGAAAGCAGAGCAAATTTGGTAGGGGAAAGAAACAAGACAGGAATGACGCTTCATATGCTCAGAGGGATTGCTCGGACGACTATTCTAGTTCTGACTCAGAATCTTCTCAACTCTGTTTAGGCAGTGAGTTTCAGGCAGAGGAAAGAGAAAGTTCCAATGACTCCTGTGTAGAAGAAAGCCTAAGCAACTCCTGTGGTGCCCAATGGGATGTATTCCAGACGCAAGATGTTTCTAAACTTCTTGAGTATATGAACAACCACTATCTCGAGCTAGCACCCATGGATTCAACCAAAACAAAA GCGAGTCATCCATTGCTTGAGCAGAGTTACTATCTTGATGAGTATCACAAAGAAAGGCTTAAGAAAGAGTTTG ACGTTGAACCATGGAGTTTTGATCAATGTGTTGGGGAAGCAGTCATCGTCCCTGCTGGATGTCCATACCAAAATAGAAAGAATAAG TCTTGCGTAAATGCAGTCCTGAATTTCCTTTCACCTGAGCACGTTGCTGAATCTATCAAACGAGTGGACGAGCTTAATCAACTTCCTCAGAGCGTCAAAACGAAAGCAAACAAGATTGAG GTGAAGAAAATGGCGATCCATAAAGTCAGCGAAGCTATAAAGGAAATCCGGGAGCGCACATCTTCAGATTCAAAGGCTGCATATAGATTATAA
- the LOC106440150 gene encoding lysine-specific demethylase JMJ25 isoform X2, with protein sequence MSENDAIPDEFRCNRSDGKQWRCKRRALEGKKLCETHTSQLTQKRDREKAAASTKLARSRNGDEAAASSEMEPNEGGIRDCELGKPKKRKRVMEEEDEAVRKLQLDLIRMALKREAEKNKKKKKSPKKEKKKKKKKSKGFGGFVGEELTKVLPNGIMAISPPSPTTSDVSSPCCDVKVGQEVISVSKRRFRSKNIDRLPFGKMQMVPFKGKVVNAKKRCHWCGTRGSEDLISCLSCEREFFCLDCIEKRNKGSKEEVEKKCPVCCGSCRCKSCLATMSGVTECKNSRNVRSDIDRVLHLHYAVCMLLPVLKEINSEDKVEVENDTETTDEQQIHSSEVTSDDQQLCSSVLRMSSDQDGSQGSLSRKVGLVKYSNGIESCKPPLSDTWDQSLKEALTECQLKDVKGGRNNLSLRSLYSLELTRKLEISAEEIVSCYELPEILDRYLRCPFCPGREKQSGNSNDNHLKEASRRCEDVTGNFLYYPTAMDFQQNNLEHFQTHWSKGHPVIVRSVLKGGSSLNWDPVAMFCNYLRNSNRKTGNTTDCMDWFEVEMGVKQVFLGSLRGKAETNTCQERMKLDGWLSSSLFKEQFPNHHAEILRILPLPHYMDPRCGLLNVAADLPDSIQTPKLGPCLRISYRSGEDAKPDYVKKLGFETCDTVDILLHVTETLVCTKQICRIRKLMRNIGRVRSKNPEKGKQSKFGRGKKQDRNDASYAQRDCSDDYSSSDSESSQLCLGSEFQAEERESSNDSCVEESLSNSCGAQWDVFQTQDVSKLLEYMNNHYLELAPMDSTKTKASHPLLEQSYYLDEYHKERLKKEFDVEPWSFDQCVGEAVIVPAGCPYQNRKNKSCVNAVLNFLSPEHVAESIKRVDELNQLPQSVKTKANKIEVKKMAIHKVSEAIKEIRERTSSDSKAAYRL encoded by the exons ATGTCGGAGAACGACGCGATCCCCGACGAGTTTCGCTGCAACCGCTCCGACGGGAAGCAATGGCGGTGCAAGAGACGCGCTTTGGAAGGGAAGAAGCTCTGCGAGACTCATACCTCGCAGCTTACTCAGAAGCGGGACAGGGAGAAAGCTGCTGCGTCGACGAAGCTCGCTAGATCAAGAAACGGAGACGAAGCGGCGGCGTCTTCAGAGATGGAGCCGAACGAAGGTGGGATTAGGGATTGTGAATTGGGGAAACCGAAGAAGAGGAAGCGAGTgatggaggaagaagatgaagcggTGAGGAAATTGCAGTTGGATTTGATTAGGATGGCGTTGAAGAGAGAAGCtgagaagaataagaagaagaagaagtcaccgaagaaggagaagaagaagaagaagaagaagagtaaagGGTTTGGTGGTTTCGTTGGGGAAGAGTTAACGAAGGTTCTTCCTAACGGCATTATGGCGATTTCTCCACCTTCTCCGACTACAAGCGATGTGTCGTCTCCTTGTTGTGATGTTAAAGTAGGACAAGAAGTGATCTCAGTGAGTAAAAGAAGATTCAGGTCTAAGAACATTGACCGTTTACCTTTTGGGAAAATGCAG ATGGTTCCTTTCAAGGGAAAAGTGGTTAATGCGAAGAAGAGGTGCCATTGGTGTGGTACCAGAGGATCTGAGGATTTGATTAGCTGTCTGAGTTGTGAAAGAGAGTTCTTTTGCCTTGATTGTATCGAGAAAAG GAACAAGGGATCAAAAGAAGAAGTTGAGAAAAAATGCCCTGTATGCTGTGGATCATGTAGGTGCAAGTCTTGCTTAGCCACTATGTCTGGAGTCACTGAATGTAAG AATTCTCGGAATGTGAGGAGTGATATTGACAGGGTCTTGCATCTACATTATGCTGTGTGCATGCTTCTCCCAGTACTAAAAGAAATCAACTCAGAAGACAAAGTAGAGGTCGAAAATGACACAGAAACGACAG ATGAACAGCAAATCCATAGCTCTGAAGTAACCTCTGATGATCAACAACTCTG CTCCTCTGTTCTCAGGATGAGTTCTGATCAAGACGGGAGTCAAGGGAGCTTATCTAGAAAGGTTGGGTTAGTTAAATACTCGAATGGTATAGAATCTTGTAAGCCACCCTTATCTGATACTTGGGACCAATCTCTAAAAGAAGCTCTAACGGAATGCCAGCTGAAAGATGTCAAAGGGGGCAGGAATAACCTTTCCTTGAGAAGTCTATACTCTCTGGAGCTGACAAGAAAGTTAGAGATCAGTGCAGAAGAAATAGTCAGTTGCTATGAGTTGCCTGAAATCTTAGATAGATACTTAAGATGTCCGTTTTGTCCTGGAAGAGAAAAGCAATCTGGTAATAGTAATGACAACCATCTGAAAGAAGCATCCAGGAGATGTGAAGACGTAACTGGTAACTTCTTATACTATCCCACAGCGATGGATTTTCAACAAAACAATCTCGAACATTTTCAGACGCACTGGAGCAAAGGGCATCCTGTTATAGTTCGTAGTGTGTTAAAGGGAGGCTCAAGCCTTAACTGGGATCCAGTAGCCATGTTCTGTAACTATCTTAGGAACAGCAATAGAAAAACCGGTAATACAACTGATTGCATGGATTGGTTTGAG GTAGAAATGGGGGTAAAGCAAGTTTTTTTGGGCTCTTTGAGAGGGAAGGCTGAGACTAATACTTGTCAAGAGAGGATGAAGCTGGATGGATGGCTTTCATCTTCTCTGTTTAAAGAACAGTTCCCAAATCATCATGCTGAAATACTGAGAATATTACCACTTCCTCATTACATGGATCCAAGGTGTGGTCTACTAAATGTGGCTGCCGATCTACCTGACAGTATCCAGACACCCAAGCTAGGTCCATGCCTCCGTATTTCCTACAGGAGTGGTGAAGATGCAAAGCCTGATTAtgtgaagaagcttggtttTGAAACTTGTGACACG GTTGATATCTTGTTGCATGTCACAGAAACACTAGTGTGCACAAAACAAATCTGCAGAATAAGAAAGCTAATGAGAAATATCGGAAGAGTAAGATCTAAAAACCCAGAAAAGGGAAAGCAGAGCAAATTTGGTAGGGGAAAGAAACAAGACAGGAATGACGCTTCATATGCTCAGAGGGATTGCTCGGACGACTATTCTAGTTCTGACTCAGAATCTTCTCAACTCTGTTTAGGCAGTGAGTTTCAGGCAGAGGAAAGAGAAAGTTCCAATGACTCCTGTGTAGAAGAAAGCCTAAGCAACTCCTGTGGTGCCCAATGGGATGTATTCCAGACGCAAGATGTTTCTAAACTTCTTGAGTATATGAACAACCACTATCTCGAGCTAGCACCCATGGATTCAACCAAAACAAAA GCGAGTCATCCATTGCTTGAGCAGAGTTACTATCTTGATGAGTATCACAAAGAAAGGCTTAAGAAAGAGTTTG ACGTTGAACCATGGAGTTTTGATCAATGTGTTGGGGAAGCAGTCATCGTCCCTGCTGGATGTCCATACCAAAATAGAAAGAATAAG TCTTGCGTAAATGCAGTCCTGAATTTCCTTTCACCTGAGCACGTTGCTGAATCTATCAAACGAGTGGACGAGCTTAATCAACTTCCTCAGAGCGTCAAAACGAAAGCAAACAAGATTGAG GTGAAGAAAATGGCGATCCATAAAGTCAGCGAAGCTATAAAGGAAATCCGGGAGCGCACATCTTCAGATTCAAAGGCTGCATATAGATTATAA
- the LOC106440150 gene encoding lysine-specific demethylase JMJ25 isoform X4 — MSENDAIPDEFRCNRSDGKQWRCKRRALEGKKLCETHTSQLTQKRDREKAAASTKLARSRNGDEAAASSEMEPNEGGIRDCELGKPKKRKRVMEEEDEAVRKLQLDLIRMALKREAEKNKKKKKSPKKEKKKKKKKSKGFGGFVGEELTKVLPNGIMAISPPSPTTSDVSSPCCDVKVGQEVISVSKRRFRSKNIDRLPFGKMQMVPFKGKVVNAKKRCHWCGTRGSEDLISCLSCEREFFCLDCIEKRNKGSKEEVEKKCPVCCGSCRCKSCLATMSGVTECKNSRNVRSDIDRVLHLHYAVCMLLPVLKEINSEDKVEVENDTETTDEQQIHSSEVTSDDQQLCSSVLRMSSDQDGSQGSLSRKLKDVKGGRNNLSLRSLYSLELTRKLEISAEEIVSCYELPEILDRYLRCPFCPGREKQSGNSNDNHLKEASRRCEDVTGNFLYYPTAMDFQQNNLEHFQTHWSKGHPVIVRSVLKGGSSLNWDPVAMFCNYLRNSNRKTGNTTDCMDWFEVEMGVKQVFLGSLRGKAETNTCQERMKLDGWLSSSLFKEQFPNHHAEILRILPLPHYMDPRCGLLNVAADLPDSIQTPKLGPCLRISYRSGEDAKPDYVKKLGFETCDTVDILLHVTETLVCTKQICRIRKLMRNIGRVRSKNPEKGKQSKFGRGKKQDRNDASYAQRDCSDDYSSSDSESSQLCLGSEFQAEERESSNDSCVEESLSNSCGAQWDVFQTQDVSKLLEYMNNHYLELAPMDSTKTKASHPLLEQSYYLDEYHKERLKKEFDVEPWSFDQCVGEAVIVPAGCPYQNRKNKSCVNAVLNFLSPEHVAESIKRVDELNQLPQSVKTKANKIEVKKMAIHKVSEAIKEIRERTSSDSKAAYRL; from the exons ATGTCGGAGAACGACGCGATCCCCGACGAGTTTCGCTGCAACCGCTCCGACGGGAAGCAATGGCGGTGCAAGAGACGCGCTTTGGAAGGGAAGAAGCTCTGCGAGACTCATACCTCGCAGCTTACTCAGAAGCGGGACAGGGAGAAAGCTGCTGCGTCGACGAAGCTCGCTAGATCAAGAAACGGAGACGAAGCGGCGGCGTCTTCAGAGATGGAGCCGAACGAAGGTGGGATTAGGGATTGTGAATTGGGGAAACCGAAGAAGAGGAAGCGAGTgatggaggaagaagatgaagcggTGAGGAAATTGCAGTTGGATTTGATTAGGATGGCGTTGAAGAGAGAAGCtgagaagaataagaagaagaagaagtcaccgaagaaggagaagaagaagaagaagaagaagagtaaagGGTTTGGTGGTTTCGTTGGGGAAGAGTTAACGAAGGTTCTTCCTAACGGCATTATGGCGATTTCTCCACCTTCTCCGACTACAAGCGATGTGTCGTCTCCTTGTTGTGATGTTAAAGTAGGACAAGAAGTGATCTCAGTGAGTAAAAGAAGATTCAGGTCTAAGAACATTGACCGTTTACCTTTTGGGAAAATGCAG ATGGTTCCTTTCAAGGGAAAAGTGGTTAATGCGAAGAAGAGGTGCCATTGGTGTGGTACCAGAGGATCTGAGGATTTGATTAGCTGTCTGAGTTGTGAAAGAGAGTTCTTTTGCCTTGATTGTATCGAGAAAAG GAACAAGGGATCAAAAGAAGAAGTTGAGAAAAAATGCCCTGTATGCTGTGGATCATGTAGGTGCAAGTCTTGCTTAGCCACTATGTCTGGAGTCACTGAATGTAAG AATTCTCGGAATGTGAGGAGTGATATTGACAGGGTCTTGCATCTACATTATGCTGTGTGCATGCTTCTCCCAGTACTAAAAGAAATCAACTCAGAAGACAAAGTAGAGGTCGAAAATGACACAGAAACGACAG ATGAACAGCAAATCCATAGCTCTGAAGTAACCTCTGATGATCAACAACTCTG CTCCTCTGTTCTCAGGATGAGTTCTGATCAAGACGGGAGTCAAGGGAGCTTATCTAGAAAG CTGAAAGATGTCAAAGGGGGCAGGAATAACCTTTCCTTGAGAAGTCTATACTCTCTGGAGCTGACAAGAAAGTTAGAGATCAGTGCAGAAGAAATAGTCAGTTGCTATGAGTTGCCTGAAATCTTAGATAGATACTTAAGATGTCCGTTTTGTCCTGGAAGAGAAAAGCAATCTGGTAATAGTAATGACAACCATCTGAAAGAAGCATCCAGGAGATGTGAAGACGTAACTGGTAACTTCTTATACTATCCCACAGCGATGGATTTTCAACAAAACAATCTCGAACATTTTCAGACGCACTGGAGCAAAGGGCATCCTGTTATAGTTCGTAGTGTGTTAAAGGGAGGCTCAAGCCTTAACTGGGATCCAGTAGCCATGTTCTGTAACTATCTTAGGAACAGCAATAGAAAAACCGGTAATACAACTGATTGCATGGATTGGTTTGAG GTAGAAATGGGGGTAAAGCAAGTTTTTTTGGGCTCTTTGAGAGGGAAGGCTGAGACTAATACTTGTCAAGAGAGGATGAAGCTGGATGGATGGCTTTCATCTTCTCTGTTTAAAGAACAGTTCCCAAATCATCATGCTGAAATACTGAGAATATTACCACTTCCTCATTACATGGATCCAAGGTGTGGTCTACTAAATGTGGCTGCCGATCTACCTGACAGTATCCAGACACCCAAGCTAGGTCCATGCCTCCGTATTTCCTACAGGAGTGGTGAAGATGCAAAGCCTGATTAtgtgaagaagcttggtttTGAAACTTGTGACACG GTTGATATCTTGTTGCATGTCACAGAAACACTAGTGTGCACAAAACAAATCTGCAGAATAAGAAAGCTAATGAGAAATATCGGAAGAGTAAGATCTAAAAACCCAGAAAAGGGAAAGCAGAGCAAATTTGGTAGGGGAAAGAAACAAGACAGGAATGACGCTTCATATGCTCAGAGGGATTGCTCGGACGACTATTCTAGTTCTGACTCAGAATCTTCTCAACTCTGTTTAGGCAGTGAGTTTCAGGCAGAGGAAAGAGAAAGTTCCAATGACTCCTGTGTAGAAGAAAGCCTAAGCAACTCCTGTGGTGCCCAATGGGATGTATTCCAGACGCAAGATGTTTCTAAACTTCTTGAGTATATGAACAACCACTATCTCGAGCTAGCACCCATGGATTCAACCAAAACAAAA GCGAGTCATCCATTGCTTGAGCAGAGTTACTATCTTGATGAGTATCACAAAGAAAGGCTTAAGAAAGAGTTTG ACGTTGAACCATGGAGTTTTGATCAATGTGTTGGGGAAGCAGTCATCGTCCCTGCTGGATGTCCATACCAAAATAGAAAGAATAAG TCTTGCGTAAATGCAGTCCTGAATTTCCTTTCACCTGAGCACGTTGCTGAATCTATCAAACGAGTGGACGAGCTTAATCAACTTCCTCAGAGCGTCAAAACGAAAGCAAACAAGATTGAG GTGAAGAAAATGGCGATCCATAAAGTCAGCGAAGCTATAAAGGAAATCCGGGAGCGCACATCTTCAGATTCAAAGGCTGCATATAGATTATAA